The window GGGGGAGACCAGCTCGCGCGTGGGTACCTGCACGACGAGGAGCTCACGAAGGAGCGGTTCATCGAGGTGAATCCGGCCGGGCCCATCCCGGAGGAGCGGCTGTACAGGACAGGAGATCTATGCCGGTGGAGGGAAGACGGCGAGATCGAGTTCCTGGGCCGGGTCGACCAGCAGGTGAAGATCCGAGGCTTCCGGGTGGAGCTCGAAGAGATCGAGTCGACGCTGGAGTCGATGGAAGGCGTGAGCGGCGCAGCGGCGGCGGTCGTGGACGGGGGAGGCGACCAGAAGATACTCGTGGTGTATGTCGTGACGCGGGACGAGGCGGTGACGCGTGAGGCGGCGCGAGCGTACCTGGCCGAGCGGCTGCCCAGGTACATGTTGCCTCAGGTCGTGATGCACCTCGACGAGCTGCCCCGGTTGCCGAGCGGCAAGCTCGACCGCAAAGAGCTCCCGAAACCGGAGGTCCGTTGCGCCGGCGCCGACGTCACGAGCGACGCCGGCGGCCTGGCGCGCCGTCTGGCGGGTCTTTCGAGGGACGAGAGGCATGCGGCCCTGTTATCGATCATCCGGGGCGAAATCGCCTCTCTCCTCCGTCTTCGTGCGCCCGAGCAAGTACCGCCGGACCGCCCCCTCGACGAGCTGGGCCTCGACTCGTTGATCGCGGTGGAGCTCAGCAATCGGCTCGCCGCGATCACAGGTCAAAAGATGCCGGCGTCCGCGGTCATCGAGCGCTCGACGCCCGCGGGCCTGGCCAATGACGTCCTCGATTCGATGGGGAGCGCCACGGAGCAAACGTCGACGAAGAAGGCACGAGCTGGAGCCGCCGATACACTCGGTCGATTTCAGGCGCAGCTTCAGTCCAGCCACCCGCCCTTCCTGGCCGCGAAGGCGCCCTCCTGGTCCGCGACCGACAAGGCCACGCTCGTCCGGGAGCTCAAGCGCCTGGTCGGCCGTGCCGGCCGCGACCCCTACAGCAAGCTGCTACGTACGGGGAGCGCGCACAGAGGTATCGTCGCCCATGCAGACACCGGGGAAGAGCGCGAGGCCATCATCTGGACCACCAACCTGTACCTCGGCCTGAACCGTGATCCGGAGGTCATCCAGGAGGCCAGGGCTGCCCTGGAGCGCTTTGGCGCCGGAATGGGGACATCCGCAGCGGCATCCGGCCTGACCGATCTCCATCTGGAGTTCGAACGAGCCTTTGCCGAGCTGGTGGGCAAACCTGCCGCATGCCTGTTTCCCACGGGGTTCACCGCGAATGTCGGCGTCGTCGCGAGCCTGCTCGGCGAAAACGATGTCATCGTGATGGATCAGCTCTGCCACGCCTCCATCGTCGACGGCGCTCGGCTCTGCGGCGCGACGATGAGGACGTTCCAGCACAACAATCCATCCGACCTGGAGTCGGTCCTCGCGGCCGTCGCGTCGCCCTACCGAACGGTCCTCGTCGTCCTCGAGAGCGTGTACAGCATGGGCGAGGGGACAGCGCCGGTATCGGACATCGTGCGCGTGGCGAAAAAATACGATGCGCTCGTCCTCGTGGACGAAGCCCATTCCTTCGGTTTTTATGGCCCACGAGGCGCCGGCCTTTGCGCGGATCGAGGTGTCACCGACGAGGTGGACTTCATCATGACGACCCTCAGCAAGTCGCTCGGGAGCCTCGGGGGTGTCGTCGCCGCCCGGGAGGAGCACATCGCCCTGCTGAAGTCGTCCGCGAGATCCTATATCTTCCAGGCGTCCGCCAGCCCTGCCGATATCGCGGCGGCGCTCGCCGCCTTGCGCCGCCTCCGCGCGGACGACACGCTGCGAGAGCGCCTGTGGGGGACGACCACCTACATGCGGAGGCGGTTCTCCGAGGCTGGGTATGATCTCGGGACGGGAGACGGCCCCATCGTCACTCCGCATTTTGCCGATAAAGACAAGCTCTATGCGATCGTCCACGGCCTGTACGCGCGTGGTGTTCACACGGCGGCTGTCACGTACCCCATCGTGGAGAGCGGACGTGGTCGCCTGAGGTTCATCTGCTCGGCTTCGCACACACGAGAGGACGTCGACAGGACGCTCGAGGCCCTCATCGATGCGGAGCGCGAAGTCGAGGCGGGCCTATCGGGTGGAAGTCGTCACGTCGCTCGTGCGGCTGGCCAGCGAGCCGGAGATGGGTCGAGGCGAGCCGACGTGGAGGCATGGGCCAAAGCCTTTTCTGCCTACGTGAAGGAGACGCTGGCCAGGGCCCCTGGCCCGACGCCGGATCTCGCCGTGTCCGTCGGGCTTCCCGATCAAAACACGCCGATCACGATCGTGATCCATGCGCGAGACGTCACGCTGCGTGATCCCGGGACAACGGCGTTGCCGCTCTGCACATTGCTCCCCGTGGACAACCAGGCGGTCTCGAGCTTGTGCTCGTCCGATGTGCAGGGACTTCTTCACGACATTTGCAAGGGCACATGCGTGCTGAGCGGCCAGGTCGAGCCGTTCATCTGGCTCATGGGGCGAATGGTCGACTGGCAACGTGATCAGCCGTCACCGAGCTCCGTCGTGGTGCGGAACCCGAAGCCCGAGTAGAGGTTGATCAGCCGGTCCGCGATGCCCATCCCGCCGGCCTGGAGCTTCGCCTTGTCGCGCACCACGGCGCCGATACGCCGCATCCACGCGAGCTCCTCCTCGCTCATCGGCCCCTCTTCCAGCGCCTTCAGCGCCTCGTCGATCTGCGCCTTGTCCTTCGGCCCCGCCCAGCAGGCGCCGATGTTCGGGCTCGTGAGCGCGAATCGGTAACAGTCCGCGGCGCGCGGCAGGCGCTCGCCTGCGGGGACGAGCTTGCGATTGAGGAGCTGGCCCCACGAGGTCGAGGTGTAGGTGACGACTCCAGGTCGCGGATCGGTCAAATGCGGGAACACGTCCCTGTCCGCGCCGGGGTGGGCCGCGTTGTAGCGGAGCATCAAAAGGTCGATGCGGGAATCACGGGCGAGGTGCTTGAAGGCGGGGCGGTTGTGGCAGGAGACCATCACCTTGCGCGCGCGGCCGCGGCGCACGAGATCAGCGGCGGCGTCGAGGATCGCGTCCTTCGGCGGCAGGTTCCACCAGCCGAGCAAGAGGACGTCCGCGTAGTCCGTCTCCAGCTTGCGGAGCGCCTTTTCGAGGGATTTGCCGATCCCGGTCGGCGAGCGCGAGTAGCTCTGGACGACGAGCTTCATCCGCTCGCGGCTACGCTTTCCGATGCGCTTCAGGCCCTCGCCGAAATCAGGCGCGCGGGTCGAGCCCCAGTAGTAGAAATCGATCCCACGCTCGAAGGCGTACTCCACGTCGCGACCACTGGCGCCGTAACTCGCCGCGATTCCGAGGGGCACGACTTCGAGGTCGCTGCGACCAAGGCGGACCGGGGTAAAGGATGCAGGCATGCAAAGATCCTCCGGCGGCGAAGGTGGCACGGAGGAGCGGAGCTGTAAAGGCAGGTCTCGCCCGCGCCTCCGGCCTCCAGATCCTCCGCGGGGCGCGCCGATCTCGGGAGGGACGACCTCAGGGCCTGAGCATTGGTCTCATCCTGGAGGCGTGGGAGCCGGGGCGCCGCCCCGGACCCCGCGGGGGCTACGCGCCCCTCGACCCGCGCCAGGGCAAGCCCTGGACCGGGGGTTGAAAAACTGCGCTCCGCGCAGTTTTTCAAACGGGCCGACGAAGAGGCCGGGTTGCCAGCAGAACCAGCAGCGCGGCTGTCTCGGCTGGCAGGGTCGTTGTTGGTCTTGACTGCGGCTGTTCGATGAACTGCGCGGAGCGCAGTTCATCGACAAAAGGTCCAGCGCCTGCGCTGGTCCGGGTCCAGGGGCGGATAGCCCCGGTGGGGCCTGGGGCAAAGCCCCAGCGAAGCGCCTGCACGATGAGACCCATGCTCAGCCTCAGGGCAGGTCCTGCCAGAGCTGGTTCACGCCGGCGCCGACGAGCTGCACCCGGGCGGGCGTCCCTGCGGCGCCTCCATGCAAGCAGAGCAAGGGGCTATGATTCGCGATGTACATCCGACGCGGGGCCGCGGTGGCCATCCTCCAGCGACGGGCGCCCGGCGCGCCGCAGGGGCCCATGAATGCGATCGACCCGGGCCGGATCGTCTCGCCGGCGACGGTGAGACATCTGCCGAGCTGCTGGGGGTTGCGCGAACGG of the Polyangium spumosum genome contains:
- a CDS encoding amino acid adenylation domain-containing protein, whose amino-acid sequence is MNITSKHQEELPRDQPNDRAVTVWGMITKQARAHPERTAIIDGVTEIDYERLTNRANAIAGELVARGVEPGSLVGVCMRRTWELVATLVGVLRAGCTYVPLDPAYPRERVRYMLEHARARGAIVDHAEMAALCEGVPELVRLEEIGERTADGVAGPSARDLAYVIYTSGSTGRPKGVAVEHRSVVAMSRSMRELLDDEELSGVLAATSICFDPSVMEILGTLSLGGTVVLSENVLKLLELPSANRVRTCIMVPSAMQVLLATGRLPEGIRCLVFGGEVLKRSLVEKLHALAPRPRVVNVYGPTEGTVYATATEVSAGVETITIGHSIASARSYILNDSMQRVPAGVPGELYLGGDQLARGYLHDEELTKERFIEVNPAGPIPEERLYRTGDLCRWREDGEIEFLGRVDQQVKIRGFRVELEEIESTLESMEGVSGAAAAVVDGGGDQKILVVYVVTRDEAVTREAARAYLAERLPRYMLPQVVMHLDELPRLPSGKLDRKELPKPEVRCAGADVTSDAGGLARRLAGLSRDERHAALLSIIRGEIASLLRLRAPEQVPPDRPLDELGLDSLIAVELSNRLAAITGQKMPASAVIERSTPAGLANDVLDSMGSATEQTSTKKARAGAADTLGRFQAQLQSSHPPFLAAKAPSWSATDKATLVRELKRLVGRAGRDPYSKLLRTGSAHRGIVAHADTGEEREAIIWTTNLYLGLNRDPEVIQEARAALERFGAGMGTSAAASGLTDLHLEFERAFAELVGKPAACLFPTGFTANVGVVASLLGENDVIVMDQLCHASIVDGARLCGATMRTFQHNNPSDLESVLAAVASPYRTVLVVLESVYSMGEGTAPVSDIVRVAKKYDALVLVDEAHSFGFYGPRGAGLCADRGVTDEVDFIMTTLSKSLGSLGGVVAAREEHIALLKSSARSYIFQASASPADIAAALAALRRLRADDTLRERLWGTTTYMRRRFSEAGYDLGTGDGPIVTPHFADKDKLYAIVHGLYARGVHTAAVTYPIVESGRGRLRFICSASHTREDVDRTLEALIDAEREVEAGLSGGSRHVARAAGQRAGDGSRRADVEAWAKAFSAYVKETLARAPGPTPDLAVSVGLPDQNTPITIVIHARDVTLRDPGTTALPLCTLLPVDNQAVSSLCSSDVQGLLHDICKGTCVLSGQVEPFIWLMGRMVDWQRDQPSPSSVVVRNPKPE
- a CDS encoding aldo/keto reductase, which encodes MPASFTPVRLGRSDLEVVPLGIAASYGASGRDVEYAFERGIDFYYWGSTRAPDFGEGLKRIGKRSRERMKLVVQSYSRSPTGIGKSLEKALRKLETDYADVLLLGWWNLPPKDAILDAAADLVRRGRARKVMVSCHNRPAFKHLARDSRIDLLMLRYNAAHPGADRDVFPHLTDPRPGVVTYTSTSWGQLLNRKLVPAGERLPRAADCYRFALTSPNIGACWAGPKDKAQIDEALKALEEGPMSEEELAWMRRIGAVVRDKAKLQAGGMGIADRLINLYSGFGFRTTTELGDG